The sequence GCCAGGCCGGCGGTCAGCACCTCGGCGAGCCGGTCCGGATCCTGGTCGGCCAGGTAGTCGGCCACCCCGGCACGCAGCCCGTCACCGAGCCGGGGGTCGGCGAGGACGCCGGCGGTCAGCTCGTCGCGGGCCTGCGGGATCGCCAGCGTCTCGGCGAGCAGCCGGTCCAGGTACAGCACCTCCACCCCGCGCGAACGCAGCGCCTCGGCGAACGCGTCATGCTCCTCCTGGGCCCGGCCGACCCAGGGGATGCCGTCGAACAGCAGCGAGCCGCTGTTGCGCGGGGTGAGTCTGGCCAGCTCCTTCCCGGGACGGTGGAGCAGGACGGTGCGCAGGCGGCTGACTTCACTGTCGACGTACACGATGCCGACGTTAACCCGTACCGAACGCTACCGCGCGGTGACGTTCTGACTAGATCTTGGGACGACCATGCACCGAACGGACGACAGCGATAACTTGTCAGAGTGCGACGAGACCGCGGACCGCAGGGGACGAGATGCACCATCCGCAAGAAGATGCTGTCCGTGAATGCGGTATTCATCCACACTCATTCGCCTTTCTTTCTCTGCCGTCACCCTGTTCCGTGAAGGTTCGAGCACGTACGGTAGTTGGAAAAGAGAGCCAGCCCGATTGACCTTTTGCCGGAGGTCGCAGTGACTGTCTTCCCCGCCCGCCCCGCTCTGCCCGTGCCGTCCACCGACAGAGCGCTGACCCCGATCGGTCATTCGCAACAGTCCACCGCCCTGGAGCAACAGCGCCTCAGCCCGGTGGAGTGGGCCCGGCGCCGTCGCGCCGAGCGCGAGGCCCGCCGCATGGAGGCGGCCGGAGCCCGCGCCCTGACCCGGCTCGACCGGCTCGGCTCCAGCTGGCACATCGTGGACTGGCCGCGGACCGACCTGTCCGAGGCGTATTACGAGCCGGACCCGGCCGACGACCGGGCCGGCTTCCTCGCCATCGGCCCCGGTGGCGTCTACGCGGTGACCGTGGCCGACCACGGCCGCTCCCGCGTGCTGATCGCCGGTGACGTCGTCCAGATCAACGGCAAGCGCCCGGCGTACGTCGCCGAGGCGCGCCGGGATGCCCGCCGGGCCGCCAAGGCGCTCTCCGCCGCGGTCGGGCTCAACGTGCCCGTCACCCCCGTGCTGACGTTCGTCGGCTCCGGCGTGATCAGCGTGCACGGGCTGCCGAAGGACTGCCTGGTCGCCACCGACAAACAGCTCGACCGGCTCCTCCTGGCCGGTGGCGCCCGCATCTCCGCGGCCACCGCGAGCAAACTCTCAGCCGTCGCCAGCAACCCTGCGACCTGGGCGAACGCGCCCTATCGGCCGGCCGGTGAGTACCGTTGGTACAGCAACGGACAGACGGCCGCTGACAAGCGGCCGACCCGCCGGTAACGTTCCTTGCGACGTCGCCGACCACGGCGCCCCGGGCTCACCGGGGTGCCACCGGCCGGCACGACGGAAGCGAGGAGGAGCGGGTGGCGCATGTTGAGCTCTCCCTCTCGGGAGCGTTCGTCCCCCAGGCACGCACACCGGCCGAGGCCGAGTTCATCACCGGCATCGAGCGCTGGGCGGGCACCGTGGCGGTGGCCGACGAGCCCTGCCTGATCCTCGACGCCGGCGGCGCGATCCTGGCCATCTCACCGTCCTGCAGCGAGCTGCTCGGGCTGGGCAAGCCGGCTGAGGCGCTGGGCAAACGGCTGACCGCGACGCTGCAGCTGATCGACTTCACGGCCGGCGCGGGCCCCCTCGAGGAGCCGGAGGCGGAGCTGATCCCGCCGCTGCTCGCGGTCCGCACCGAGCGGCTGGCGCGCGGCCTGATGCGGGTCGTGCCGGATGCCGGGAGGGCGCCGCTGACCGTCGACGCGATCTCCACACCCCTGCTGGCGGGCGATCGGGTGGCCGGTTCGATGACCTTTCTCTCCCCGGTGCATTACTGAAGTCCGGTTTGTCTATGGCGGTGTGGTGTTCACCGCATCCGGTAACCATTGGGTGTTACCGATCCGCAACGTAGTCTGCCGTCATGCTCGATCTAGACCTGTTACCAGGTGAGTACGCGGTGTGCCGCCTGCCGGCCGGATCCACCCTGCCCGCGTCCCTGACCGCAGGTCCGGCCGACAAGAGCGTCATCTCGGTCACCTGGGGCCTCGACGAGATCTCGATCATCTGCCCGTCGGACCGGGTGCCGGACGGCGCGGAGGCCGACACCGCCTGG is a genomic window of Actinoplanes teichomyceticus ATCC 31121 containing:
- a CDS encoding PAS domain-containing protein, with the translated sequence MAHVELSLSGAFVPQARTPAEAEFITGIERWAGTVAVADEPCLILDAGGAILAISPSCSELLGLGKPAEALGKRLTATLQLIDFTAGAGPLEEPEAELIPPLLAVRTERLARGLMRVVPDAGRAPLTVDAISTPLLAGDRVAGSMTFLSPVHY
- a CDS encoding ACT domain-containing protein; translated protein: MLDLDLLPGEYAVCRLPAGSTLPASLTAGPADKSVISVTWGLDEISIICPSDRVPDGAEADTAWRALRVAGLDLTMTGVLASLVGPLADARVNIVTFSTYDTDYLLVPTVRLTEAVNTLTAAGHRITG